A window of the Clostridia bacterium genome harbors these coding sequences:
- the cydB gene encoding cytochrome d ubiquinol oxidase subunit II: METTWFALVALMLTAYVVLDGFDIGAGILHLYVARTDAERRLVLRTIGPVWDGNEVWLLAAGGTLYFAFPLLYASSFSGFYLPLTIVLWLLVLRAIGIEFRMHLDMAVWRSLFDGLFAFSSILLAIFFGAALGNVVRGVPLGANGYFFEPLWTNWRVGPEPGILDWYTVLTGVVALVSLSIHGAHYVALKTEGAVSRRCMRVARLLWPALVGITIISLIATVYIHPTVLSNYRQHPASLLIPLLVIAALAWMPLALRRGDLKAAFLATSVYLVAMLVGAAVALYPTLLPASTNPAHTLTIYNTATGHYSLRLGLIWWSFGMLIAIGYFVFVYRMFRGKVAIEGDDHGY, encoded by the coding sequence ATGGAGACCACGTGGTTTGCTCTCGTCGCGCTCATGCTGACCGCCTACGTCGTGCTTGACGGTTTCGATATAGGCGCCGGCATTCTCCATCTCTACGTTGCCAGGACGGACGCTGAACGACGGCTCGTGCTCCGCACCATCGGCCCGGTGTGGGACGGTAATGAAGTGTGGCTGCTCGCCGCTGGAGGCACCCTCTACTTCGCCTTCCCCCTGCTGTACGCCTCCAGTTTCAGCGGCTTCTATCTTCCGCTCACGATCGTTCTCTGGTTGCTCGTCCTGCGTGCCATCGGTATCGAGTTCCGCATGCACCTGGATATGGCAGTGTGGAGAAGTCTCTTCGACGGGCTGTTTGCATTCTCGAGCATCCTGCTCGCCATCTTCTTCGGCGCTGCGCTCGGAAACGTTGTTCGAGGAGTTCCGCTCGGCGCGAACGGCTATTTCTTTGAGCCACTCTGGACGAATTGGCGGGTCGGTCCTGAGCCCGGCATTCTCGACTGGTACACGGTTCTGACCGGCGTCGTCGCACTCGTCAGCTTGAGCATCCATGGTGCGCACTATGTCGCGCTCAAAACCGAGGGAGCCGTATCGCGGCGTTGCATGCGCGTCGCACGGCTTTTATGGCCCGCGCTCGTCGGCATCACGATCATCAGCCTAATCGCTACCGTCTACATCCACCCCACGGTGCTTTCAAATTACAGACAGCACCCGGCCAGTCTTCTCATTCCCCTGCTGGTCATAGCCGCACTGGCGTGGATGCCGCTTGCGCTTCGGCGAGGAGACCTCAAGGCCGCTTTCCTCGCAACATCCGTTTATCTCGTCGCCATGCTCGTCGGCGCGGCCGTGGCACTCTATCCAACCCTCCTGCCAGCGAGCACAAACCCTGCGCACACGCTCACCATCTACAACACAGCGACGGGCCACTATTCACTTCGACTCGGGCTAATTTGGTGGAGTTTTGGCATGCTGATCGCCATCGGATATTTTGTCTTCGTGTATCGCATGTTTCGCGGCAAGGTGGCAATCGAAGGTGACGATCACGGCTACTGA
- a CDS encoding cytochrome ubiquinol oxidase subunit I — MDSALLVHRLHFAFTITFHYLFPQLTMGLAPLIVVLKSLALRTGNAHYNDAARFWAKVFGINFVLGVVTGIPMEFQFGTNWAHFSRLTGGVIAQPIVMEGVFSFFLESAFLGLFLFGEKRLSPRGHWWAAFAVFVGSWLSGFFIIAANAWMQHPVAYQRMADGSFQVTSFWGVLLNPWALLQYAHNMSGAVITGAFVMSAVGAFYLLEHRHQEHARIFVRIGVIAGVIFSILQLFPTGDLHGKYLARHQPAALASMEALWETQSGAPMVFIGQPDVQRRRIDNPVQVNRALSFLIYGTFGAEVKGLNAYPEEDWPQNIPLLYYSYHIMAGLGTVFIAVMLVAAFLLWRRRLFDSRWMLWVLMLCLPFPYIANTAGWMTSELGRQPWLVYGLLRTSVGYSQTVSAGNAWFTLLGYMGLYTVLAIFFVFLIGRVIAQGPEAALRNRKGAPVTAPEVSH; from the coding sequence TTGGACAGCGCGCTCCTCGTACATCGCCTGCACTTCGCCTTCACCATAACTTTTCACTACCTCTTTCCTCAGCTCACCATGGGGCTTGCGCCGCTCATAGTGGTTCTGAAGAGCCTTGCGCTTCGCACCGGCAATGCGCACTACAACGATGCGGCACGTTTCTGGGCCAAAGTGTTCGGCATCAACTTCGTGCTTGGCGTCGTGACCGGCATACCTATGGAATTCCAGTTCGGCACGAACTGGGCGCACTTTTCAAGGCTTACCGGGGGCGTCATCGCGCAGCCAATCGTCATGGAAGGCGTCTTCTCGTTCTTCCTCGAATCTGCATTTCTTGGACTCTTCCTCTTCGGCGAGAAACGACTGAGTCCTCGCGGACACTGGTGGGCGGCCTTTGCCGTCTTCGTTGGCTCATGGCTTTCCGGGTTCTTCATCATCGCCGCCAACGCGTGGATGCAACATCCGGTCGCTTATCAGCGCATGGCTGACGGATCGTTCCAAGTCACCAGCTTCTGGGGCGTGCTCCTCAATCCCTGGGCACTCCTGCAATACGCGCATAACATGAGTGGCGCCGTCATAACAGGAGCTTTCGTTATGAGCGCCGTCGGCGCGTTCTATCTGCTGGAACACCGGCACCAGGAACACGCACGCATTTTCGTCCGCATTGGCGTAATTGCCGGCGTCATCTTCAGCATTCTGCAACTGTTCCCCACCGGCGATCTCCACGGCAAATACCTCGCGCGACACCAACCGGCCGCACTCGCCTCCATGGAAGCTCTCTGGGAAACACAGTCAGGCGCACCCATGGTATTTATTGGACAGCCTGACGTGCAGCGTCGCCGCATCGACAATCCAGTTCAGGTGAACAGGGCATTGAGCTTCCTTATCTATGGCACGTTCGGCGCGGAGGTTAAGGGACTCAACGCTTATCCAGAGGAAGACTGGCCGCAGAATATTCCACTGCTTTATTACAGCTATCACATCATGGCGGGCCTTGGGACGGTCTTCATCGCCGTCATGCTTGTCGCTGCCTTCCTCCTATGGCGACGCAGGCTCTTCGACTCGCGGTGGATGCTCTGGGTCCTGATGCTCTGCCTGCCTTTCCCATACATCGCGAATACCGCTGGATGGATGACATCTGAACTTGGACGCCAACCATGGCTCGTCTACGGACTGCTGCGCACCAGCGTTGGCTACTCGCAGACCGTCTCCGCCGGTAATGCCTGGTTCACTCTGCTCGGCTACATGGGGCTCTATACCGTGCTGGCAATATTTTTCGTTTTCCTAATTGGCCGGGTTATCGCCCAAGGACCGGAAGCCGCTTTACGAAATCGAAAGGGCGCGCCCGTAACCGCGCCGGAAGTGTCTCACTGA
- a CDS encoding glycosyltransferase family 39 protein translates to MTMRAGTSELKSSDLRNAATSGNAQTTNAATRTGMGVVLALAAVKLLVSLAVVNNYGYFRDELYYLACSEHPSWGYVDQPPLVAAITWLIRHTLGTSLFALRLLPALAGTLTVILAALLAREMRGGRIAQGIAALGTLLSTVYLGMDHLLTMNSFDVPLWMACAWVVLRIANTGNERLWLLFGAISGVTLLNKYGIGFFGVGIIVGLLLTPMRRSLARPWIWLGGALACLIILPNFLWQANRGFPFLELMGNIRHSGRDVALGPLAFIGQQLLMMNPIATPALAAGIAWFFTRRGKPYRVLGWAYIVFLAEMMVLKGKSYYLAPVYPVLFAAGGIALERWCSPAEGQLRPARSWTLAAYLCVWVIVGALIAPMFFPVLPAETYIRYSRALGLEPPKFENQPQGRLPQLYADMFGWPEMVETVARYYNSLTPDERARTAIFADNYGQAGAIDFFGPRYGLPKSIGGHQSYWFWGPRGYTGESIIVLGEDDPQSLERNCASFSQVAVLDHPNARPDENLPIYHCRGLKQPLSDFWPYTKHFS, encoded by the coding sequence ATGACGATGCGGGCCGGCACCTCTGAACTGAAATCCAGCGATCTCCGCAATGCGGCAACGAGCGGCAATGCGCAGACAACGAATGCAGCCACTCGCACCGGTATGGGCGTCGTCCTCGCCCTGGCCGCAGTCAAGTTGCTCGTTAGCCTTGCAGTGGTGAACAACTACGGCTACTTCCGCGACGAGCTTTACTATCTCGCTTGCAGCGAACACCCGTCGTGGGGATACGTTGACCAGCCGCCGCTCGTGGCTGCCATCACCTGGCTCATTCGCCACACGCTCGGAACCTCGCTGTTTGCACTCCGCCTGCTGCCGGCGCTGGCCGGAACCCTCACAGTAATACTAGCCGCGCTTCTCGCGCGAGAAATGCGCGGAGGACGCATCGCGCAGGGCATCGCCGCCCTCGGCACCCTGCTCTCCACCGTCTATCTCGGCATGGACCACTTGCTCACCATGAACAGCTTCGATGTGCCGCTGTGGATGGCCTGCGCATGGGTGGTCCTCCGTATCGCAAACACCGGCAACGAGCGCCTCTGGCTGCTCTTCGGTGCCATCTCCGGAGTCACGCTTCTCAACAAATACGGCATAGGTTTCTTCGGCGTTGGCATAATCGTCGGACTCCTGCTGACGCCGATGCGCCGCTCGCTTGCACGTCCGTGGATCTGGCTCGGAGGCGCCCTCGCCTGCCTGATTATCCTGCCCAACTTTCTCTGGCAAGCAAACCGCGGATTCCCCTTCCTGGAACTCATGGGCAACATCCGCCACTCCGGGCGCGATGTCGCACTCGGGCCGCTGGCGTTCATCGGGCAGCAGCTCCTGATGATGAATCCAATTGCCACGCCTGCGCTCGCCGCCGGTATCGCCTGGTTCTTCACCCGTCGAGGCAAGCCGTATCGTGTCCTCGGGTGGGCGTACATCGTCTTTTTGGCGGAGATGATGGTGCTGAAGGGTAAGAGCTACTATCTCGCGCCGGTTTATCCGGTGCTCTTTGCGGCCGGAGGCATCGCGCTCGAACGATGGTGCTCACCCGCCGAAGGCCAGCTGAGGCCGGCTCGCAGCTGGACCCTTGCCGCGTATCTTTGCGTATGGGTCATCGTTGGTGCCTTGATCGCGCCGATGTTCTTCCCCGTGCTGCCCGCCGAAACCTATATCCGCTATTCAAGGGCGCTCGGGCTAGAGCCGCCGAAATTCGAGAACCAACCCCAGGGGCGCCTGCCGCAACTCTATGCCGATATGTTTGGCTGGCCGGAGATGGTCGAAACCGTCGCGCGCTACTACAACTCTCTGACTCCAGACGAGCGCGCCCGCACCGCCATCTTCGCCGACAACTACGGACAGGCTGGCGCAATCGACTTCTTCGGCCCACGTTACGGCCTCCCAAAATCCATCGGCGGACACCAGAGCTACTGGTTCTGGGGACCACGAGGCTACACCGGCGAAAGCATCATCGTTCTCGGAGAAGACGATCCGCAGAGCCTCGAACGCAATTGCGCGTCTTTCTCCCAGGTCGCGGTCCTTGACCACCCCAACGCTCGTCCGGACGAAAATCTACCCATCTATCACTGTCGCGGCCTCAAGCAGCCCCTGTCAGACTTCTGGCCTTACACGAAACACTTCAGCTAA
- a CDS encoding DUF892 family protein, translating to MQTAHELFLHELSDMLDAERKFLEITGEFAEEVSRPDMKKQFETHRAQTEKQIERLEQCFEELSEEPEEAECAGVKGLVEEHQNFKEEDPSDDILNVFDITASIKGERYEISAYESLIRMGTMMDHKKVVRLLGQSLKEEQQMAKKMETFANKVKPEKLGMEEEEGEGVSEETMDEMGMEGEEMTDTGAARGRKSQKTAGRSRSQGRRAA from the coding sequence ATGCAGACAGCTCATGAGCTTTTCTTGCATGAACTGAGCGATATGCTTGACGCCGAACGCAAGTTTCTTGAGATCACCGGTGAGTTTGCCGAAGAGGTATCCCGACCGGATATGAAGAAGCAATTCGAAACGCATCGTGCGCAGACCGAGAAGCAGATCGAGCGGCTGGAGCAGTGTTTCGAAGAATTGAGCGAGGAGCCGGAGGAGGCCGAATGTGCCGGCGTGAAGGGACTGGTCGAAGAACACCAGAACTTCAAGGAAGAGGATCCGTCGGATGACATCCTAAATGTTTTCGACATAACCGCATCCATCAAGGGCGAGCGGTATGAGATCAGCGCGTATGAATCGCTGATTCGAATGGGCACGATGATGGACCACAAGAAAGTTGTAAGACTGCTCGGCCAGAGTTTGAAAGAAGAACAACAGATGGCGAAGAAGATGGAAACGTTCGCGAACAAGGTGAAGCCCGAAAAGTTGGGGATGGAAGAAGAAGAGGGAGAGGGCGTAAGCGAGGAGACGATGGACGAGATGGGGATGGAAGGCGAAGAGATGACGGACACCGGCGCGGCTCGTGGCCGTAAGAGCCAGAAGACTGCCGGCCGGTCGCGTTCTCAAGGCCGGAGAGCCGCTTAG
- a CDS encoding class IV adenylate cyclase encodes MKFLVVNATSLEQRLREAGFSEKTPPTHEMNTLYDLPDKSLRHKGHVLRLREYGDRWTLTHKAKSQNARHKTRIENETAVSDGPQMEAILLALGYAPSFRYEKFRAEWTDGHGEVVIDRTPIGVVAEIEGAPEWIDRTAASLGVTESEYITKSYANLFLEWRARTGSHATDMTFAECGVSPAKLS; translated from the coding sequence GTGAAATTCTTGGTTGTGAACGCCACGTCGCTCGAGCAGCGACTGCGCGAAGCTGGTTTCTCTGAGAAAACGCCGCCCACGCACGAGATGAACACGCTCTACGACTTGCCCGATAAGTCGCTCCGCCATAAAGGTCACGTCCTCCGACTGCGCGAGTATGGCGATCGCTGGACGCTAACTCACAAAGCCAAGTCTCAGAACGCACGGCATAAGACGCGCATCGAGAACGAAACGGCCGTCTCCGATGGCCCGCAGATGGAGGCCATACTTCTTGCGCTGGGCTATGCTCCCAGCTTCCGTTATGAGAAGTTTCGCGCCGAGTGGACTGACGGTCATGGCGAAGTTGTGATCGATCGCACTCCCATCGGCGTCGTCGCCGAAATTGAAGGCGCTCCCGAATGGATCGATCGGACCGCGGCGTCTCTCGGCGTTACCGAAAGCGAATACATCACCAAGTCGTATGCAAACCTGTTTCTTGAGTGGCGCGCTCGCACCGGCAGTCATGCAACCGACATGACATTCGCCGAGTGTGGCGTCTCTCCGGCCAAACTAAGCTGA
- the secA gene encoding preprotein translocase subunit SecA: MINGLMAKVFGTQNEREIKKLLPRVTRISALEPEISKLSDAELRAKTDEFRKRIQERLAQVADDADGNADRAKQIAAERNKILAEVLDEILEEAFAVVREAGRRVLNMRHFDVQLIGGMVLHSGKISEMKTGEGKTLVATLPVYLNALSGRGVHVVTVNDYLAKRDSEWMGKVYTFLGLTVGVIVHELDDDQRRDAYAADVTYGTNNEFGFDYLRDNMKFDLRECVQRPHNFAIVDEVDSILIDEARTPLIISGASEESTDKYYRVNRIIPKLERGEEITQGDDKVLTNDFVIDEKHKTITVTDKGWEKVEGLLGIGNIADPENWDLKHHVETALKAHALYRRDVEYVVKDGEVLIVDEFTGRLMPGRRWSDGLHQAVEAKEGVKIERENQTLATITFQNYFRMYKKLAGMTGTAETEAAEFYKIYKLEVLVIPTNKPLLRIENPDTVYRTEREKFNAVADSIAELHENGQPVLVGTTSIEKSERLSDLLKKKGVKHEVLNAKQHEREAEIVAQAGRFGQVTIATNMAGRGTDILLGGNPEFVAKRECVKLGLAQPVAEAVGEIEARPDDPTTTYWYYSGNEFKVATQQWQEILNKYKADTDSEHKNVVDAGGLFILGTERHEARRIDNQLRGRAGRQGDPGASRFYLSLEDDLMRIFAKEWVSTLLQRLGMEEGVPIESKLITRRIEAAQKAVEAQNFEARKHLLEYDDVMNKQREAVYGLRRQLLEGLEQKELIQQDYVRDILGTLLDKYASKDRHPEDWDIAGLKNEVFTRFGVDIQAEGVEAEKLNRQELGDAVFEKLVERYDAKERLIGPEAMRQHERVIMLSVLDQLWKEHLLNMDHLKEGIGLRGYGQHDPLVEYKRESFQMFEEMMARFEEETVRYLYLMQVLDADGNEVRLQRQYQAAPQEMDFGDGSSPKASSDGTGDAAAAARRRAQTSIDDIEEEFQRKKRRELDQARMAGSGDMQQVQQVVRGDKVGRNDPCPCGSGKKYKKCCGA, from the coding sequence TTGATTAACGGATTGATGGCAAAGGTTTTCGGCACGCAAAACGAGCGTGAGATTAAGAAGCTGTTGCCACGGGTGACGCGCATCAGTGCGCTGGAACCCGAGATCAGCAAGCTGAGCGATGCCGAGCTACGGGCAAAAACTGACGAGTTCCGCAAACGGATTCAGGAAAGGTTGGCCCAGGTAGCCGACGATGCCGACGGAAACGCGGACCGCGCCAAGCAGATAGCTGCGGAGCGTAACAAGATATTGGCCGAAGTTCTGGACGAGATATTGGAGGAAGCGTTCGCAGTGGTCCGCGAGGCGGGTCGCCGCGTGCTGAACATGCGGCACTTCGACGTGCAGTTGATCGGCGGCATGGTGCTGCACTCCGGCAAGATCTCCGAAATGAAAACCGGTGAAGGCAAGACGCTGGTGGCGACGCTGCCCGTTTACCTGAACGCTCTGAGCGGGCGCGGCGTGCACGTCGTTACCGTCAATGACTACCTGGCCAAACGCGACTCGGAGTGGATGGGCAAGGTCTACACGTTCCTCGGCCTAACTGTCGGTGTGATCGTCCACGAACTGGACGACGACCAGCGCCGGGATGCCTATGCTGCGGACGTGACCTACGGAACCAATAATGAGTTCGGCTTCGACTACCTGCGTGACAACATGAAGTTCGATCTGCGCGAATGCGTGCAGCGCCCGCATAACTTCGCGATCGTGGACGAGGTCGACTCCATCCTGATTGACGAAGCGCGTACTCCGCTCATCATCTCCGGAGCAAGCGAGGAGTCGACCGACAAGTACTACAGAGTGAATCGGATTATCCCGAAGCTGGAACGCGGCGAAGAGATCACCCAAGGCGACGACAAGGTCCTGACGAACGACTTCGTGATCGACGAGAAGCACAAGACGATCACGGTGACGGATAAAGGCTGGGAAAAAGTTGAGGGTTTGCTGGGCATAGGCAACATCGCCGACCCGGAGAACTGGGATCTTAAGCACCACGTTGAGACCGCGCTCAAAGCGCACGCGCTGTATCGTCGCGACGTTGAATACGTGGTCAAAGACGGGGAAGTACTGATCGTCGATGAGTTCACGGGACGCCTGATGCCGGGTCGCCGCTGGAGCGATGGGCTGCACCAGGCCGTGGAAGCGAAAGAAGGCGTCAAGATCGAGCGCGAGAACCAGACGCTGGCGACAATCACCTTCCAGAACTATTTCCGTATGTACAAGAAACTGGCCGGCATGACCGGTACGGCCGAGACGGAAGCCGCCGAGTTCTACAAGATTTATAAGCTCGAAGTGCTGGTCATCCCCACGAACAAACCGCTGTTGCGCATCGAGAACCCCGACACCGTGTACAGGACCGAGCGGGAGAAGTTCAATGCCGTGGCCGATAGCATTGCAGAACTGCATGAGAACGGCCAGCCTGTGCTGGTGGGCACCACGTCGATTGAAAAGTCTGAGCGCCTAAGCGATCTGCTGAAGAAGAAGGGCGTGAAGCACGAGGTTCTCAACGCGAAGCAGCACGAGCGTGAAGCGGAGATCGTGGCACAGGCCGGACGCTTCGGGCAGGTGACGATCGCCACCAACATGGCGGGCCGCGGAACGGACATTCTGCTCGGTGGCAATCCCGAATTCGTGGCAAAGCGCGAGTGCGTGAAGCTTGGACTGGCGCAGCCGGTGGCGGAAGCCGTAGGCGAGATCGAGGCGCGTCCCGACGATCCGACGACGACCTACTGGTACTACTCGGGAAATGAATTCAAGGTCGCTACCCAGCAGTGGCAAGAGATTCTGAATAAATACAAGGCGGACACCGACAGCGAGCACAAGAATGTCGTCGACGCCGGAGGCCTGTTCATCCTTGGAACGGAACGGCACGAAGCGCGGCGCATCGACAATCAGCTGCGTGGACGTGCTGGTCGCCAGGGCGATCCTGGCGCTTCGCGTTTCTATCTGTCGCTGGAAGACGACTTGATGCGCATCTTCGCCAAGGAGTGGGTGAGCACGCTGTTACAGCGGCTCGGCATGGAAGAGGGCGTACCGATCGAGTCGAAGCTCATCACCCGGAGAATCGAGGCGGCGCAGAAGGCTGTCGAAGCGCAGAACTTCGAAGCTCGTAAGCATTTGCTCGAGTACGACGACGTGATGAACAAGCAGCGCGAGGCCGTCTACGGGCTGCGACGCCAGTTGTTGGAAGGGCTCGAACAGAAGGAACTGATTCAGCAGGATTACGTGCGCGACATTCTTGGCACGTTGCTGGACAAGTACGCCAGCAAGGACAGGCATCCGGAAGATTGGGATATCGCGGGGCTAAAGAACGAAGTGTTCACGCGCTTCGGCGTGGACATCCAGGCGGAAGGCGTCGAAGCCGAAAAGCTGAACCGGCAGGAACTTGGCGATGCCGTTTTTGAGAAGCTGGTTGAGCGGTATGACGCGAAGGAGCGGTTGATCGGCCCTGAGGCGATGCGACAGCACGAGCGCGTCATCATGTTGAGTGTGCTCGACCAGTTGTGGAAAGAGCACCTGCTCAACATGGACCACCTGAAGGAGGGTATCGGGCTGCGCGGTTATGGCCAGCACGATCCCCTGGTGGAGTACAAGCGCGAGTCGTTCCAGATGTTCGAGGAGATGATGGCGCGCTTCGAAGAAGAGACGGTGCGCTACCTGTACCTTATGCAGGTTCTGGATGCCGATGGCAACGAAGTTCGCTTACAGCGCCAGTACCAGGCCGCGCCGCAGGAAATGGATTTCGGCGATGGATCGTCTCCTAAGGCGAGCAGCGATGGCACGGGCGACGCCGCAGCAGCAGCACGCAGGCGCGCGCAGACTTCCATTGACGACATCGAAGAGGAGTTCCAGCGCAAGAAGCGTCGTGAACTGGACCAGGCGCGCATGGCCGGTTCCGGCGACATGCAGCAGGTGCAGCAAGTCGTTCGCGGAGACAAGGTCGGGAGAAACGATCCGTGTCCATGCGGCAGCGGCAAGAAGTACAAGAAGTGCTGCGGGGCATAA